Below is a genomic region from Plectropomus leopardus isolate mb unplaced genomic scaffold, YSFRI_Pleo_2.0 unplaced_scaffold18214, whole genome shotgun sequence.
CACACATTCAAAATgcaatgtgaaatgtaaaaaataaaaataaagctgtgcAGTAAAGGCGTATATGCAACCAGAGCGAATAAGATGAGTCATGAGACGACAGCACTGTGAGAGGCGGCAGAGCTATATTGGGGCACTGCAGTGAAGAGTGAGCGAGGAAGAAGTATCAATCATATCAGTACTGCGGAAAATGAGCATGgtaacagtttaaaatattcaatatcAATATGTACTGATAAACTGGTGTTTTTCACAACACTACTGTTGAGGATTTATAAAGCAAGCCATTTGTCTGAAGAATGACATCCTGCCTTCAGGGTATGAAAAACAacttgcagaaacatgcaacTTGCTTGAGATAGGTGATCCATATCAGTGAGCAGCAGCCTTTATTGGTTTTGTCACAATTATAGTATATGTGAAGACAATTTTGAGAAAACTTTGCTGGTGCATGCAGGGACACTTAAATGCCCAGAAACTGCCTGCAAACaccaaacatttaaatgcaagaAATAGTTCAAATGACCTTTCTCACAATGACCACAGTAGTTTTTTGATTTTCCTCTAAAATGCAAATTGACTTTTCTCATTCACTGAATGGCATTGAAATCACCGGTCACgtttaaaacaagcaaaacctACTGGGCCTGTGCTGCTTGAGATTGTTGACAGCTAGACTTATAAAGGCGTAACTGTTATGGTTACACCTTTATTAGTCTAGCTGTCAAAAGACAAGGCCATGGTAAATATTAGGTTACAGTTGAATCAAGAAGTTAAAGaagtttatttaacatttgGGCTGTAGGTGCTTATgtctgtagttttgtttttttttaattgacttcCATTTGCTCCACAGGTGCTGTTCAGATGCTCTCCACCACTGTCATAGGCTTCCTAAAGATGTTTGTGCCCTGTTGCCTGTACCAGCACAAGTCCAGAACCGAGTACCCCCCCAACTTCATCATGATCATGCTGTTTGTTGGACTCATGAGGTTggttccctcttttttttctttttttatatccaGTTAGTAACTACCAGGTTATAGACACACTAGAAGCTTCTAAGAGAGTACAGAATTGGAAATAGATGTAGAAATACTAAAGTCATCTCTTGTTCTTTTCTAAAAGTCCAGTGTTGGTGCCatctttgtcttcatttttcaggTTCACCACTGTGGTTCTGGGCTTGGTGAGCCTGAAGAATGTGGCGGTGTCTTTTGCAGAGACAGTGAAGAGCTCAGCGCCCATCTTCACTGTTATCATGTCCAGGCTAATCCTTGGGGAGTACACAGGTAAGGAAAACATTGACTATTTTTATATGCAccaaattttcagttttttccccctataccaaaaaaggcaacatttcTACTATGCTGttatggctaatgaaaatgaatgttccACTgatattcctgtttacatgcagccatgcatact
It encodes:
- the LOC121965016 gene encoding solute carrier family 35 member E2A-like produces the protein CSTGAVQMLSTTVIGFLKMFVPCCLYQHKSRTEYPPNFIMIMLFVGLMRFTTVVLGLVSLKNVAVSFAETVKSSAPIFTVIMSRLILGEYT